A single Crateriforma conspicua DNA region contains:
- a CDS encoding SlyX family protein, whose amino-acid sequence MNRDPEHRLTQLEIQLAHQIRLLDQLNDVVVEHGQRLMQQERTIRRLRDEIKSLKAGGGQDEPPMTLEDERPPHY is encoded by the coding sequence ATGAACCGGGACCCCGAACATCGGTTGACTCAGCTGGAGATTCAGCTGGCGCATCAAATCCGCTTGTTGGATCAATTGAACGACGTGGTGGTGGAACACGGCCAGCGGCTGATGCAGCAGGAACGCACGATTCGTCGTCTGCGTGACGAGATCAAGTCGTTGAAGGCGGGCGGTGGCCAGGACGAGCCACCGATGACGCTGGAAGACGAACGCCCGCCTCATTATTGA
- a CDS encoding tetratricopeptide repeat protein: MSSDLSSATAFRNARPAPVWTTVILALAVCNVGCAVHRPDMATARSAFAAGDLGVADATLREIADGRSKESDAASLDLAIVELASGDSLSAEQRLRKLRDQFDSRPLLTPLADTASMVTDDRTRIYRSSGYEQVMIRSMLALCSLSRDAADAEAYTLQAQMKQQELAKHAEERGLMETVAEAGTQAYQPIAMTSYLRGVLREATHRDYDDATKAYQLVSQIRPDFRPAHEDIARASGGTHSRPGHGVIYVLACVGRGPVLVEQEAETTTMAMNIASALLSNVNNDEESDEDDDDRQVILGNIASVKIPVVAIPDSPTAALATTIDGQVYGATQTLTDVADLAIRQNEIERPWTIARAVMRRVTKESMVATAGRQLGLSGTPGKLFHLAAASAWSASESADTRCWGLLPREVQVLRAELPTGSHAVTLTPLGFDGGEIGTPVQTTVSIEDGRNHYLIAIAPGRHVFLAGEPTP, translated from the coding sequence ATGTCGTCCGATCTGTCATCCGCCACCGCGTTTCGAAACGCCCGCCCTGCCCCGGTGTGGACGACCGTCATACTGGCACTGGCGGTCTGCAACGTCGGGTGCGCGGTGCACCGCCCCGACATGGCGACGGCGCGATCCGCCTTTGCCGCCGGCGACCTCGGCGTGGCCGATGCGACGCTGCGTGAAATTGCCGACGGCCGATCCAAGGAAAGCGACGCTGCGTCGTTGGACTTGGCGATCGTCGAACTGGCGTCGGGCGATTCGCTGTCCGCCGAACAACGCTTACGAAAACTGCGTGACCAGTTCGACAGTCGACCGCTGCTGACACCGCTGGCCGATACCGCATCGATGGTCACCGATGACCGAACACGGATCTATCGCAGCAGCGGATACGAGCAAGTGATGATCCGCAGCATGCTGGCCCTGTGTTCGCTGTCACGCGATGCGGCCGATGCGGAAGCGTACACGCTGCAGGCCCAGATGAAGCAACAAGAACTGGCCAAGCACGCCGAAGAACGCGGGTTGATGGAAACGGTGGCCGAAGCGGGCACCCAAGCGTACCAGCCGATTGCGATGACGTCGTACTTGCGTGGCGTGCTTCGCGAAGCCACCCACCGCGACTATGACGATGCGACCAAGGCATACCAGTTGGTCAGTCAGATTCGCCCGGACTTTCGACCGGCCCACGAAGACATCGCCCGTGCCAGCGGCGGCACCCACAGCCGTCCGGGACACGGCGTGATTTATGTCTTGGCCTGTGTCGGTCGCGGCCCGGTGTTGGTCGAACAAGAAGCGGAAACGACGACAATGGCGATGAACATCGCGTCGGCTCTGCTAAGCAACGTCAACAACGACGAAGAGTCTGACGAAGACGACGATGATCGCCAAGTGATCCTGGGCAACATCGCCAGCGTCAAAATCCCCGTCGTGGCGATCCCCGATTCGCCCACCGCCGCACTGGCGACCACGATCGACGGTCAAGTCTACGGAGCGACCCAAACGCTGACCGATGTCGCCGACTTGGCGATCCGCCAAAACGAAATCGAACGGCCTTGGACGATCGCCCGCGCGGTGATGCGACGAGTCACCAAGGAATCGATGGTCGCCACAGCCGGCCGACAACTGGGACTGTCCGGCACGCCGGGCAAGCTGTTCCATTTGGCCGCGGCATCCGCGTGGAGCGCCAGCGAATCCGCGGACACCCGGTGCTGGGGACTGTTGCCTCGCGAAGTCCAGGTCTTACGTGCCGAGTTGCCCACGGGTTCACACGCGGTCACATTGACGCCGCTGGGTTTCGACGGCGGCGAAATCGGAACTCCGGTGCAAACGACGGTTTCGATCGAAGACGGCCGGAACCACTACTTGATCGCCATCGCGCCCGGTCGACACGTCTTCTTGGCCGGCGAACCAACGCCCTAA